One window from the genome of Eleginops maclovinus isolate JMC-PN-2008 ecotype Puerto Natales chromosome 15, JC_Emac_rtc_rv5, whole genome shotgun sequence encodes:
- the nme6 gene encoding nucleoside diphosphate kinase 6 yields the protein MFLTARRLSKVLQLTLAVIKPDAVAHPVMLEALHQRILDNNFVIVQRKDLSWRRQDSERFYAEHSERFFYQRLVEFMSSGPMRAYLLAREDAIRHWRELMGPTRVFRARYTAPESIRGQFGLTDTRNTTHGSDSIESARREISFFFPDFCMEEWMEKEEPLFRSGQINYDHQKQIHTLSTQS from the exons ATGTTCCTCACAGCTCGCCGCCTGTCCAAAGTGCTGCAGCTCACCCTGGCGGTCATCAAACCAGATGCTGTGGCTCATCCTGTGATGTTGGAG GCTCTCCATCAGAGAATCCTGGACAACAACTTTGTCATTGTTCAACGCAAAGACCTCTCGTGGAGGAGACAGGACTCTGAGAGGTTTTACGCTGAACATTCAG AGCGATTCTTCTACCAAAGACTGGTTGAATTCATGTCCAG CGGTCCGATGCGAGCGTACCTTTTAGCCAGAGAGGATGCCATACGTCACTGGAGGGAACTGATGGGACCAACCAGAGTTTTCAGAGCCAGATACACTGCGCCCGAGTCTATCAGGGGCCAGTTTGGACTCACAGACACACGAAACACAACTCATGGCTCAG ATTCCATTGAGTCGGCACGAAGAGAAATCAGTTTCTTCTTCCCAGACTTCTGCATGGAAGAGTggatggagaaagaggagcCTTTGTTCAGATCCGGACAAATAAATTATGACCATCaaaaacagatacacacactttcAACCCAAAGCTGA
- the baalcb gene encoding brain and acute leukemia cytoplasmic protein yields MGCGGSRTDALEPRYLESWTKETESTWLTSTDTDIPLSSIQSIPSENSEAGFASEKTITPVPDFFEEGLPLPAQAYLKVCSAVSEASLSDVKPGSPPAILGSPPKEGVILSSGTTVQRRSVLHTEEITKWQDNRMSTKQVTITVTQSIHQVDKNGKVKKSLTTYEVMKPSESLKQVNTENT; encoded by the exons ATGGGCTGCGGGGGGAGCAGGACCGATGCTCTGGAGCCTCGGTACCTGGAGAGCTGGACCAAGGAGACAGAGTCCACATGGCTGACCAGCACCGACACTGACATCCCCCTGTCCTCCATCCAGAGCATCCCCTCCGAAAACTCAGAGGCTGGCTTTGCTTCGGAGAAAACAATCACCCCTG tTCCAGATTTCTTCGAGGAGGGCCTCCCTCTTCCTGCTCAGGCGTATCTAAAGGTCTGCTCGGCCGTGTCTGAAGCCAGTCTGAGCGACGTGAAGCCCGGCAGCCCACCTGCTATACTGGGCTCTCCACCCAAAGAGGGGGTGATACTGTCGTCCGGCACCACAGTGCAGCGCAGAAGCGTGCTACACACTGAAGAGATT ACTAAATGGCAGGACAATCGGATGTCAACCAAGCAGGTGACCATCACAGTGACGCAGAGCATCCATCAGGTGGACAAGAACGGGAAGGTGAAGAAGTCCCTCACCACCTACGAGGTTATGAAACCCTCGGAAAGCCTCAAACAGGTGAACACAGAAAACACCTGA